A section of the Deinococcus taeanensis genome encodes:
- a CDS encoding MDR family MFS transporter, translated as MTVPHTTEPAGRIDYAKTLDLPTKRLILLGVLLGLFLSALDQTIVSTALPRITQELQGLSLYSWVTTAYLLTNTALVPIYGKLSDLYGRKPILMVGIIVFLLGSALCGLSGEPFLGNLFGGGMMQLVVFRGLQGVGAAALGSVAFAIIADLFEPVDRPRYQGLFGAVFGLSSVIGPLLGGFLTDQVSWRWVFYVNLPIGLIALAFIASKMPRLASGLQARVDWLGALLILVFAVPLLLALTWGADGNYAWTSPTVLGLFALSAASLMAFLFAESRHESPILPLTLFQNPTFAWSALARFMIGAGFLGAILFLSLYLVRVQGVSATKAGTATIPLTVGLIIGAIGSGQLASRLGRYKIFMLIGLITAALGFFALSTLNADSSYSSVVIRMVLLGLGLGPALPLYTTAVQLAVKPWEIGVATSAGQFFQQMGSTIGTAIFGAVLTAGVSSNLAAQFAAQAASQQGTVAAQLQKIGEDIKSGRAGGTNDRSATPEKPEDIKARFATLRENLTRAVQTGDAAALSAVKNDRFIQSLPEKARTQLTSIPGGGVPAQVKASFNQTYASIERAMNSGDAAQVQAAAASPQLPQVLRATLARIPAAALASPQGRAQILAGLRQGLAQAEGPAAEQATRQALSGALSSVNDGEKITLASARAAKVAFADTISSIYRYSVAVAILAFLATLMMPNLEIPRRARGERAAPAHVEI; from the coding sequence ATGACCGTACCCCACACCACCGAGCCCGCCGGGCGCATCGACTACGCCAAGACGCTGGACCTGCCCACCAAACGCCTGATTCTGCTGGGCGTCCTGCTGGGCCTGTTTCTCAGCGCCCTGGATCAGACCATCGTGTCCACGGCGCTGCCCCGCATCACGCAGGAACTTCAGGGCCTGAGCCTGTACTCCTGGGTCACCACCGCCTACCTGCTCACGAACACCGCCCTCGTGCCCATCTACGGGAAGCTCTCGGACCTGTACGGCCGCAAACCCATTCTGATGGTCGGCATCATCGTGTTCCTCCTCGGGTCGGCCCTGTGCGGACTGAGCGGCGAGCCCTTCCTGGGCAACCTGTTCGGCGGCGGCATGATGCAACTCGTCGTGTTCCGCGGACTGCAGGGCGTGGGGGCCGCCGCGCTGGGCTCCGTGGCCTTCGCCATCATTGCCGACCTGTTCGAACCGGTCGACCGGCCCCGCTACCAGGGGCTGTTCGGCGCCGTATTCGGCCTGAGCAGCGTCATCGGGCCGCTGCTGGGCGGCTTCCTGACCGACCAGGTGTCCTGGCGCTGGGTGTTCTACGTGAATCTCCCCATCGGTCTGATCGCCCTGGCCTTTATCGCCAGCAAGATGCCCCGGCTCGCCAGTGGCCTGCAGGCCCGGGTGGACTGGCTGGGTGCCCTCCTGATCCTGGTATTCGCTGTGCCTCTCCTGCTGGCCCTCACCTGGGGCGCCGACGGCAACTACGCCTGGACGAGCCCCACTGTACTTGGCCTGTTCGCCCTGAGCGCCGCGAGCCTGATGGCCTTCCTGTTTGCCGAGAGCCGCCACGAAAGTCCCATCCTGCCGCTCACGCTCTTCCAGAACCCCACCTTCGCCTGGAGCGCCCTGGCGCGCTTCATGATCGGCGCCGGCTTTCTGGGCGCAATCCTGTTCCTCAGCCTGTACCTCGTGCGGGTGCAGGGCGTGAGCGCCACCAAGGCGGGTACCGCCACCATTCCCCTCACGGTCGGCCTGATCATCGGTGCCATCGGGTCCGGTCAGCTCGCCAGCCGCCTGGGCCGCTACAAGATTTTCATGCTGATCGGCCTGATCACCGCCGCGCTGGGTTTCTTCGCGCTCAGCACCCTGAATGCGGACAGCAGCTACTCCAGCGTCGTGATCCGGATGGTGCTGCTGGGCCTGGGTCTGGGCCCGGCCCTGCCGCTGTACACCACCGCCGTGCAACTCGCCGTGAAGCCCTGGGAGATCGGCGTGGCCACCAGCGCCGGGCAGTTCTTCCAGCAGATGGGAAGCACCATCGGCACCGCCATCTTCGGCGCGGTGCTGACCGCCGGCGTGAGCAGCAACCTCGCGGCGCAGTTCGCAGCGCAGGCCGCCAGCCAACAGGGCACCGTCGCCGCACAGCTGCAGAAGATCGGTGAGGACATCAAGTCCGGCAGGGCCGGCGGCACCAACGACCGCAGCGCCACGCCGGAGAAACCCGAAGACATCAAGGCCCGCTTCGCCACCCTGCGGGAAAACCTGACCCGCGCCGTCCAGACCGGTGACGCCGCTGCCCTGAGCGCCGTGAAGAACGACCGGTTCATCCAGTCCCTCCCGGAGAAGGCCCGCACGCAGCTCACCAGCATTCCGGGCGGTGGCGTGCCCGCCCAGGTGAAGGCCAGCTTCAACCAGACCTACGCCAGCATCGAGCGGGCCATGAACAGCGGTGACGCCGCGCAGGTACAGGCCGCAGCTGCCAGCCCGCAACTGCCTCAGGTGCTGCGCGCCACCCTCGCCCGAATTCCAGCCGCTGCACTCGCCAGCCCCCAGGGCCGCGCGCAGATCCTGGCCGGGCTCCGCCAGGGCCTCGCGCAGGCTGAAGGCCCCGCCGCCGAGCAGGCCACCCGGCAGGCCCTCAGCGGCGCCCTCAGCAGCGTGAACGACGGCGAGAAGATCACCCTCGCCAGTGCCCGCGCCGCGAAGGTCGCGTTTGCCGACACCATCAGCTCTATCTACCGGTACTCCGTCGCGGTGGCCATCCTGGCCTTCCTCGCCACGCTGATGATGCCCAACCTGGAGATTCCGCGCCGGGCCAGAGGGGAACGCGCCGCGCCCGCCCACGTGGAGATCTGA
- a CDS encoding MarR family winged helix-turn-helix transcriptional regulator, with product MIPPESAPPDGVSPEHLQAAQQFGRAMKRLHRIISSRVMRGMQDELMDHDLSFSQITALHQLRAYAPMSVTQLSERIRLSLPAASHLVERLVKRGLAQRTENPDNRREKLVELTPAGRNIVGRMDSEFVSAYVTAFQGVNLSTVQAASHHLQAVLDELDPQFSTEPCQEHP from the coding sequence ATGATTCCTCCTGAGAGCGCCCCGCCGGACGGCGTGAGTCCTGAACATCTGCAGGCCGCCCAGCAGTTCGGCCGGGCCATGAAACGCCTGCACCGCATCATCAGCAGCCGCGTGATGCGCGGCATGCAGGACGAACTGATGGACCACGACCTGAGCTTCTCGCAGATTACGGCCCTGCACCAGCTGCGCGCCTACGCCCCCATGAGCGTGACGCAGCTGAGCGAACGCATCCGCCTGAGCCTGCCGGCCGCCAGTCACCTCGTCGAACGCCTTGTCAAGCGCGGCCTCGCCCAGCGCACCGAGAACCCCGACAACCGCCGCGAGAAACTCGTGGAACTCACGCCCGCCGGCCGCAACATCGTGGGCCGCATGGACAGCGAATTTGTCAGTGCCTATGTCACCGCCTTCCAGGGCGTGAACCTCAGCACGGTGCAGGCGGCCTCGCACCACCTGCAGGCCGTCCTCGACGAGCTTGACCCCCAGTTCTCCACCGAGCCGTGCCAGGAGCACCCATGA
- a CDS encoding aminotransferase class V-fold PLP-dependent enzyme: MTDAVRPDFTPLNRERLIAPGPVEVAPAVLAQLAQPQMHHRAQAGIAKLMEARQKLTRLLGDPYDAVITTSSGTGAFEGALVSTTPGGAKVVNAQAGKFSERWGEMARRFGYDTQLVARPWGEVLDPQEVADAARDAHTLLITHSETSTGALHDLEAIARAAKAANPDLIIIADCITSYGVAELRPAAWGVDVIVSGSQKGTATPPGLGFVLFSPEVQARLIQNPERGFYLDMTRELAGQKAGNTPQTPAINLIYALDTALDRLLSVPLEVLWAEQRRKTDALIAAGTALGASAWAARTSPAVAVLTPPAGVTGRQVAAQLAAMGQRALPGQAPHEDTVFRVSTMGYADRYDALAIAGILEDCFRALGVSFERGAAVQAAWAALS; this comes from the coding sequence ATGACCGATGCTGTCCGCCCGGATTTCACGCCCCTGAACCGCGAACGTCTGATCGCGCCCGGCCCGGTCGAGGTCGCGCCCGCCGTTCTGGCGCAACTGGCGCAGCCGCAGATGCACCACCGCGCGCAGGCGGGAATCGCCAAGCTCATGGAAGCCCGGCAGAAGCTCACGCGCCTGCTCGGCGATCCGTACGACGCGGTGATCACCACCAGCAGCGGCACCGGCGCCTTCGAGGGCGCGCTGGTCAGTACCACGCCGGGCGGCGCGAAGGTGGTGAACGCTCAGGCTGGAAAGTTCAGCGAACGCTGGGGCGAGATGGCCCGCCGCTTCGGGTACGACACGCAGCTGGTCGCCCGGCCCTGGGGTGAGGTGCTCGACCCGCAGGAGGTCGCGGACGCCGCGAGGGACGCGCACACGCTGCTGATCACGCACAGCGAGACGAGCACCGGCGCACTGCACGACCTGGAAGCCATCGCGCGGGCCGCGAAGGCGGCCAATCCGGACCTGATCATCATTGCCGACTGCATCACGTCGTACGGCGTGGCTGAGCTGCGTCCGGCAGCGTGGGGCGTGGACGTGATCGTCTCCGGCAGCCAGAAGGGCACGGCCACACCCCCCGGACTGGGGTTCGTGCTGTTCAGCCCGGAGGTGCAGGCGCGCCTCATTCAGAACCCGGAGCGCGGCTTCTACCTGGACATGACGCGGGAACTGGCGGGCCAGAAGGCCGGGAACACGCCGCAGACCCCGGCCATCAACCTGATCTACGCGCTGGACACGGCCCTCGACCGGCTGTTGAGTGTGCCGCTGGAGGTGCTGTGGGCCGAGCAGCGCCGCAAGACCGACGCGCTGATTGCGGCAGGTACCGCGCTGGGGGCGTCCGCCTGGGCGGCGCGGACCAGCCCGGCGGTGGCGGTGCTCACGCCGCCCGCCGGGGTCACGGGACGGCAGGTGGCGGCGCAACTGGCCGCCATGGGACAGCGGGCCCTGCCGGGGCAGGCGCCGCACGAGGACACGGTGTTCCGGGTGAGCACCATGGGGTACGCAGACCGGTACGATGCCCTGGCGATTGCGGGCATTCTGGAGGACTGCTTCCGCGCGCTGGGCGTGTCCTTTGAGCGGGGTGCGGCGGTGCAGGCGGCCTGGGCTGCCCTGAGTTGA
- a CDS encoding CAP domain-containing protein, whose product MHRALRSTLLTLSLGLSGTSPAQTTGVPSGLPLPAPLTLPDGQPVAANAMVDRAEIFDLLVQADFRSCGQTARRDPVLDAVAARVARGFSLKTELQSAKVRAQKANQFVLPKLGRAPAVVQALANQCAMRVGFTRYGLAVQDGRAALVSVKPAQIEADDPRAWLLHFLDLTNEARRQGQRCGDELFHSAPPLTWNDQLAISAQTHLNDMIRLNFRGHMNPETGSAPPDRARAAGYPSTAVGENAAYDSTTPEDALQSLLDSPSHCRILMNSDWRDFGAAMGNGTPNTVFATYWVQDFGR is encoded by the coding sequence ATGCACCGCGCCCTGCGTTCCACCCTGCTCACCCTGAGCCTCGGGCTGAGCGGCACCAGCCCCGCGCAGACCACCGGCGTCCCCTCTGGCCTCCCCCTGCCTGCGCCGCTGACCCTGCCGGACGGGCAACCGGTCGCCGCGAACGCCATGGTCGACCGCGCCGAGATTTTCGACCTGCTCGTGCAGGCAGACTTCCGCTCCTGCGGACAGACCGCCCGCCGTGACCCCGTGCTGGACGCCGTGGCCGCCCGGGTGGCACGCGGCTTCTCACTAAAGACCGAGCTGCAGAGCGCAAAGGTGCGGGCGCAGAAAGCCAACCAGTTCGTCCTGCCGAAACTGGGCCGCGCGCCCGCCGTCGTGCAGGCCCTGGCCAACCAGTGCGCCATGAGGGTCGGCTTCACCCGCTACGGCCTGGCCGTACAGGACGGCCGCGCCGCGCTGGTCAGCGTGAAACCCGCCCAGATCGAAGCGGACGACCCCCGCGCGTGGCTGCTGCACTTCCTCGACCTGACCAACGAGGCCCGCCGTCAGGGGCAACGCTGCGGGGACGAACTGTTCCACAGTGCTCCGCCCCTCACCTGGAACGATCAGCTGGCCATCTCCGCCCAGACGCACCTGAACGACATGATCCGCCTGAATTTCCGGGGCCACATGAACCCCGAAACCGGCAGCGCCCCACCAGACCGCGCCCGCGCCGCCGGGTACCCCAGTACGGCCGTCGGTGAGAACGCCGCGTACGACTCCACCACACCCGAGGACGCCCTGCAAAGCCTGCTGGACAGCCCCAGCCACTGCCGCATCCTCATGAACAGCGACTGGCGCGACTTTGGCGCCGCGATGGGCAACGGCACCCCCAACACGGTGTTCGCGACCTACTGGGTGCAGGACTTCGGCCGCTGA
- a CDS encoding FAD-dependent oxidoreductase → MRIVIVGGVAAGMSAASRARRLNPDAQIVVFERGETISYGACGLPYVISGEVATFGDLIARTPSQMRARGIGVRLGHEVTGVDPRAATITVTDHGSGRSTTEPYDRLLLATGVSPVRPDWARTPLGGVHVLRDIPDGEALDASLRGARRACVIGGGYIGLELAEALHARGLSVVLLEKGPEVAGRMLDTGLQAQVRAELERHSVDVRCGVTVQGLTGQDRVTGVQTDHGLVRADVVIVAVGVKPNVTLAQAAGARLGKSGAVAVNARQETSVPSVYSAGDNTETVHRVTRRRVHIPLGLTANRMGRIAGVNMAGGDARFPGVVGTGIFRTFGLGVARTGLTQADADALGLNALSVDVTSTDHAGYHRSSRPIHVRLTGERGTGRLLGAQLLGHNPLSVKRVDVVAALLGERATAQDLFDADLAYAPPFSSVWDVLLVAADRLHREL, encoded by the coding sequence ATGCGAATCGTGATCGTGGGGGGCGTGGCCGCCGGAATGAGCGCCGCGAGCCGCGCCCGGCGCCTGAATCCGGACGCGCAGATCGTGGTGTTCGAGCGGGGTGAGACCATCAGTTACGGTGCGTGCGGTCTGCCGTACGTGATCAGCGGAGAGGTGGCCACCTTCGGGGACCTGATCGCCCGCACCCCCAGCCAGATGCGCGCCCGGGGCATCGGCGTCCGGCTGGGGCATGAGGTCACGGGAGTAGACCCGCGCGCCGCCACCATCACAGTCACGGACCACGGTTCCGGGCGGAGCACCACCGAACCCTACGACCGGCTGCTGCTGGCTACGGGGGTCTCCCCCGTCCGGCCCGACTGGGCCCGCACCCCTCTGGGCGGCGTGCACGTCCTGCGGGACATCCCGGACGGTGAGGCGCTCGACGCCAGCCTGCGCGGCGCCAGACGCGCGTGCGTGATTGGCGGCGGGTACATTGGCCTGGAACTCGCCGAGGCGTTGCACGCCCGCGGCCTGAGTGTGGTGCTGCTGGAAAAAGGTCCGGAGGTGGCGGGGCGCATGCTGGACACCGGCCTCCAGGCGCAGGTGAGGGCTGAACTGGAACGTCACAGCGTGGATGTCCGCTGCGGGGTCACTGTTCAGGGGCTCACCGGGCAGGACCGCGTGACCGGCGTGCAGACCGACCACGGCTTGGTGCGGGCCGACGTGGTGATCGTGGCTGTGGGCGTGAAACCCAACGTGACCCTTGCCCAGGCCGCCGGCGCGCGCCTCGGGAAGAGCGGCGCGGTCGCCGTGAACGCCCGGCAGGAAACCAGCGTTCCCAGCGTGTACAGCGCCGGGGACAACACCGAGACGGTACACCGTGTCACGCGCCGCCGCGTCCACATTCCGCTTGGCCTCACCGCCAACCGGATGGGCCGCATCGCCGGCGTGAACATGGCCGGCGGTGACGCGCGCTTTCCTGGCGTGGTGGGCACCGGCATCTTCCGGACCTTCGGGCTGGGCGTGGCCCGCACCGGCCTCACCCAGGCCGACGCGGACGCCCTGGGCCTCAATGCACTCAGCGTGGATGTCACGAGCACCGACCACGCCGGGTACCACCGCAGCAGCCGCCCCATTCACGTGCGCCTGACCGGTGAACGCGGCACCGGGCGGCTGCTGGGCGCGCAGTTGCTCGGGCATAATCCGCTGAGTGTCAAACGGGTGGACGTGGTGGCGGCCCTTCTGGGTGAGCGGGCCACCGCTCAGGACCTGTTCGACGCGGACCTCGCCTATGCCCCTCCGTTCAGCAGCGTGTGGGACGTTCTGCTGGTCGCCGCCGACCGCCTTCACCGCGAGCTGTAG
- a CDS encoding DUF3995 domain-containing protein: protein MEGLIWPVAVVLSLLATLHVAWGRGAAWPGRNVPDLAQKVVGGPRTDRMPSPVACYAVAAALLSAAAILTLAAAPAVSSPVIRFMAFTAAGVFLLRGAAGYVLPRHPGQDFDRLNRWLYSPLCLALGGLSLLALMG from the coding sequence ATGGAAGGACTGATCTGGCCGGTGGCCGTGGTGCTGAGCCTGCTCGCGACCCTGCACGTCGCCTGGGGCCGTGGGGCCGCCTGGCCCGGACGGAATGTCCCGGACCTTGCGCAGAAGGTGGTGGGCGGACCCCGCACGGACCGGATGCCGTCACCCGTCGCGTGCTACGCCGTGGCGGCCGCCCTCCTGAGCGCCGCGGCCATTCTCACGCTGGCCGCGGCGCCAGCCGTTTCCAGCCCGGTGATTCGTTTCATGGCCTTCACGGCGGCCGGCGTGTTTCTTCTCAGGGGTGCAGCAGGCTACGTGCTGCCGCGTCACCCTGGTCAGGACTTCGACCGCCTCAACCGGTGGCTGTACTCACCCCTGTGCCTCGCCCTGGGCGGATTGTCGCTTCTGGCCCTCATGGGCTGA
- the serA gene encoding phosphoglycerate dehydrogenase — MTATAPTQADQDHAAPLRVLICDEMNPGDLNHAGFQIDYQGNMDRAETLRRLPEYDALITRSRTKVDRELIDAAGPRLKVIGRGGVGVDNIDLDYASLRGLLVLNAPESNNVSAAELAVMHLMAAARGLTRSDSKTRAGQWDRKYLGLELKDKTLGIVGLGRIGSIVADRAQGLRMHVIAFDPYVPESKFERLGVTRAETLDDLLERVDAITVHTPLTDETRGMIGAPQLARMKKGAIAVNAARGGIIDEQALVDALHSGHLFAAGVDVFVDEPPAPEHIFLGAPNLGITAHLGANTFEAQERVGAEIVSRVLDALKGDVSKGAVNAPALDAKTMEALGGHLTLGEKLGRILAQLLPGAHDVEVTFRGEFPADPAPVVTSVLVGYLSGRTDETPNMINARALAKERGVNLAVREEQTSPDYQTEVIVKVTSGGQGEKERTRTVGGTVFGRSPRLTRLRDYRVELEPVGFILIASNQDKPGAVAKLSNLLGTWGINIAGMALGRAEKGGQALFTLTLDDSLSPEQLQAIRDLDVIDSAYLVRV, encoded by the coding sequence ATGACCGCCACCGCCCCCACCCAGGCAGATCAGGACCACGCGGCGCCGCTGCGCGTCCTGATCTGCGACGAGATGAACCCCGGCGACCTGAACCACGCCGGTTTCCAGATCGACTACCAGGGCAACATGGACCGCGCCGAGACGCTGCGCCGCCTGCCGGAGTACGACGCGCTGATCACACGCAGCCGCACGAAGGTCGACCGCGAACTGATTGACGCGGCCGGCCCGCGCCTGAAAGTCATCGGGCGTGGTGGCGTGGGCGTGGACAACATCGACCTGGATTACGCCAGTCTGCGCGGCCTGCTGGTCCTGAACGCCCCGGAAAGCAACAACGTCTCTGCGGCGGAGCTGGCCGTGATGCACCTTATGGCCGCCGCGCGCGGCCTGACCCGCAGCGACAGCAAAACCCGCGCCGGTCAGTGGGACCGCAAGTACCTGGGCCTGGAACTCAAGGACAAGACGCTGGGCATCGTGGGCCTGGGCCGCATCGGGTCCATCGTCGCCGACCGCGCGCAGGGACTGCGCATGCACGTCATTGCTTTCGACCCGTACGTCCCGGAAAGCAAGTTCGAGCGGCTCGGCGTGACCCGCGCTGAGACCCTCGATGACCTTCTGGAGCGGGTGGACGCCATCACGGTGCACACCCCGCTGACCGACGAGACGCGCGGGATGATCGGCGCGCCGCAGCTGGCCCGCATGAAGAAAGGGGCGATTGCCGTGAATGCCGCCCGCGGCGGCATCATCGATGAGCAGGCCCTCGTGGACGCCCTGCACAGCGGTCACCTGTTCGCCGCCGGAGTGGACGTCTTCGTGGATGAACCGCCGGCGCCGGAGCACATCTTCCTTGGCGCTCCGAACCTCGGCATCACGGCGCACCTGGGGGCCAACACCTTCGAGGCGCAGGAGCGCGTGGGGGCCGAAATCGTCTCCCGCGTGCTCGACGCACTGAAAGGTGACGTCAGCAAGGGGGCCGTGAACGCTCCGGCCCTGGACGCCAAGACCATGGAAGCGCTGGGCGGTCACCTGACCCTGGGTGAGAAACTCGGCCGGATTCTCGCGCAGCTGCTGCCCGGCGCGCACGACGTGGAGGTCACGTTCCGCGGTGAATTCCCGGCGGATCCCGCGCCGGTCGTCACGAGTGTGCTGGTGGGGTACCTGTCGGGCCGCACCGACGAAACCCCGAACATGATCAACGCCCGCGCCCTGGCCAAAGAACGCGGCGTGAACCTGGCCGTGCGCGAGGAGCAGACCAGCCCCGACTACCAGACGGAAGTCATTGTCAAAGTCACGAGCGGCGGGCAGGGCGAGAAGGAACGCACGCGCACCGTGGGCGGCACCGTCTTCGGCCGCAGCCCCCGCCTGACCCGCCTGCGCGACTACCGGGTGGAACTGGAACCTGTGGGTTTCATCCTGATTGCCAGCAACCAGGACAAGCCGGGCGCGGTTGCCAAACTCAGCAACCTGCTGGGCACCTGGGGCATCAACATTGCCGGGATGGCGCTCGGACGGGCCGAAAAAGGCGGACAGGCGCTGTTCACCCTGACGCTGGACGACAGCCTGAGCCCGGAACAGTTGCAGGCGATCCGCGACCTCGACGTCATTGACAGCGCGTACCTCGTGCGCGTCTGA
- a CDS encoding Nramp family divalent metal transporter translates to MTLRAEEILARRGNRRGVARILPFMGPAVIASIAYMDPGNFATNIQGGAQFGYALLWVILAANLMAMLIQNLSAKLGIATGRNLPETIRDRWPRPLVWLYWVQAEIIAMATDLAEFLGAALAIGLLTGLPLIWGAAITGVLTFWLLTIQRRGFRPLELVIGGFVAVIGVAYLTQFILARPQLAELGRGFVPGFQGVDSVYLAVGIIGATVMPHVIYLHSALTQGRVPTRNDEERVRLSRLNRVDVIVSMGVAGLINMSMLAVAAATFHGKGIEDAGNLETAYRTLTPLLGPAAATAFAIALLASGLSSSAVGTMSGQVIMQGFVQFNIPLWVRRTVTMLPAFIVILLGLDPTSVLVLSQVVLSFGVPFALVPLLLFTARRDIMGVLTSRPLVTGLGWLFASIIIGLNAYLLWGAFTG, encoded by the coding sequence ATGACCCTCCGCGCCGAGGAGATCCTGGCCCGCCGCGGCAACCGGCGCGGCGTGGCCCGCATCCTTCCGTTCATGGGACCCGCCGTGATCGCCTCGATCGCCTACATGGATCCCGGAAACTTCGCCACGAACATCCAGGGCGGCGCACAGTTCGGGTACGCGCTGCTCTGGGTGATCCTGGCCGCCAACCTGATGGCCATGCTGATCCAGAATCTCAGCGCCAAACTCGGCATTGCCACCGGCCGCAACCTTCCGGAAACCATCCGCGACCGCTGGCCCCGCCCGCTGGTGTGGCTGTACTGGGTGCAGGCCGAAATCATTGCCATGGCCACGGACCTGGCCGAGTTTCTGGGCGCCGCGCTCGCCATCGGGCTGCTCACCGGCCTGCCGCTGATCTGGGGCGCGGCCATCACGGGGGTGCTGACCTTCTGGCTGCTGACCATTCAGCGCCGCGGATTCCGGCCACTGGAACTGGTCATTGGTGGCTTCGTGGCGGTGATCGGCGTAGCCTACCTGACCCAGTTCATTCTGGCGCGCCCCCAACTGGCGGAACTGGGGCGCGGCTTCGTGCCCGGCTTCCAGGGCGTGGACAGTGTGTACCTGGCGGTGGGGATCATCGGCGCGACCGTCATGCCGCACGTGATCTACCTGCACTCGGCCCTGACCCAGGGCCGGGTCCCCACCCGCAACGACGAGGAACGCGTGCGCCTGAGCCGCCTGAACCGTGTGGACGTGATCGTGTCCATGGGTGTCGCCGGGCTGATCAACATGAGCATGCTGGCCGTCGCGGCTGCCACCTTCCACGGCAAGGGCATCGAGGACGCCGGGAACCTGGAGACCGCGTACCGGACCCTCACGCCGCTGCTGGGGCCGGCTGCCGCCACCGCGTTCGCCATTGCGCTGCTTGCCAGCGGACTGAGCAGCAGCGCCGTGGGGACCATGTCCGGGCAGGTCATCATGCAGGGGTTCGTGCAGTTCAACATTCCGCTGTGGGTGCGCCGCACCGTGACCATGCTGCCGGCTTTCATCGTGATCCTGCTGGGCCTGGATCCCACGAGCGTGCTGGTGCTGTCACAGGTCGTGCTGTCGTTCGGGGTGCCGTTCGCCCTGGTCCCGCTGCTGCTGTTCACGGCCCGGCGTGACATCATGGGTGTCCTGACCAGCCGGCCACTGGTCACGGGCCTGGGCTGGCTATTCGCGAGCATCATCATTGGCCTGAACGCGTACCTGCTCTGGGGCGCGTTCACGGGTTAA
- a CDS encoding GGDEF domain-containing response regulator — protein sequence MARLSQQQTSSGHTVMVVDDDGELRGTVARLLRSCGHTVLTAADGEEALQLVAAHDVHLMLLDYFMVGMTGEDVVRELRLRGHELQVVLQTGYASERPPRDMLRDLDIQGYHDKSEGPDKLLVWVDAALKAHRHVRAIMASRDGLNHILQAAPQLHRLQSLDDLLRGILLQLQGILGFSGACVAVLPGSSTGSGLVAVPGAQVFEVRVATGRFEGRAWPDLDTAERNAIIGAAHSGRPARTPLTALPLQAGERNVGVVLVELDPQAAADADLTLLEVFAAQAAVAIQNVQLFELATTDDLTGLMNRRAWTGRLEETLQLGARHGHPTSVMLIDVDHFKSVNDTYGHLAGDALLRALGATLRDHVRATDLAGRYGGEELAVLLPHTEPAGARILAERLRERIAALALDWNGQHVQVTASVGLATDLGGAHSVPTSAALLARADSALYAAKAAGRNRVLEAAGPALSLAGAEG from the coding sequence GTGGCCCGCCTGAGCCAGCAACAGACCAGCAGTGGCCACACCGTGATGGTCGTGGACGATGACGGCGAATTACGCGGCACGGTCGCGCGGCTCCTGCGCAGCTGTGGGCACACGGTCCTGACGGCCGCCGACGGTGAGGAGGCGCTGCAGCTCGTGGCCGCGCATGACGTTCACCTGATGCTCCTGGACTACTTCATGGTCGGCATGACCGGCGAGGACGTTGTGCGGGAACTGCGCCTTCGTGGTCACGAACTGCAGGTGGTGCTACAGACCGGGTACGCCTCTGAGCGCCCCCCGCGCGACATGCTGCGGGACCTGGACATCCAGGGTTATCACGACAAGTCCGAAGGACCGGACAAGCTGCTCGTCTGGGTGGACGCCGCCCTGAAGGCGCACCGGCACGTGCGGGCCATCATGGCCTCGCGAGACGGCCTGAATCACATCCTGCAGGCGGCGCCGCAACTGCACCGCCTGCAGTCCCTGGATGACCTGCTGCGCGGCATCCTGCTGCAACTTCAGGGCATCCTGGGCTTTTCTGGCGCGTGCGTGGCTGTCCTGCCCGGCTCGTCCACCGGTAGCGGACTGGTGGCGGTGCCCGGCGCGCAGGTGTTCGAGGTGCGGGTCGCCACCGGCCGGTTTGAGGGCCGCGCGTGGCCGGACCTGGACACGGCGGAGCGCAACGCCATCATCGGGGCCGCCCACAGTGGCCGGCCCGCCCGGACGCCTCTCACGGCGCTGCCCCTGCAGGCCGGGGAACGGAACGTGGGCGTCGTGCTGGTGGAACTGGACCCCCAGGCGGCCGCCGATGCGGACCTCACGCTGCTGGAAGTGTTTGCCGCTCAGGCCGCCGTGGCGATCCAGAACGTGCAGCTGTTTGAACTGGCCACCACCGATGACCTGACCGGCCTGATGAACCGCCGCGCCTGGACCGGCCGGCTGGAGGAGACGCTGCAGCTGGGTGCCCGGCACGGCCACCCGACCAGCGTGATGCTGATCGACGTGGATCACTTCAAGTCCGTGAATGACACCTATGGACACCTGGCGGGCGACGCGCTGCTGCGCGCGCTGGGCGCCACGCTGCGCGACCATGTCCGCGCGACCGATCTGGCCGGCCGCTACGGCGGAGAGGAACTCGCGGTGCTGCTGCCTCACACGGAGCCCGCCGGGGCGCGGATACTGGCGGAGCGCCTGCGCGAACGCATCGCCGCGCTGGCCCTGGACTGGAACGGCCAGCATGTGCAGGTGACCGCCAGCGTGGGCCTGGCGACCGACCTGGGCGGCGCGCACAGCGTGCCGACCAGCGCGGCGCTGCTGGCCCGCGCCGACAGTGCCCTGTACGCCGCCAAGGCCGCAGGCCGCAACCGCGTGCTGGAAGCCGCCGGGCCGGCCCTGTCACTGGCGGGCGCGGAGGGCTGA